Proteins encoded by one window of Halosolutus gelatinilyticus:
- a CDS encoding Zn-ribbon domain-containing OB-fold protein, producing the protein MNDDSVPPRDTVYVPERIEFPRLLDFYELQSEEETRIHGFYDRLREGVLSTTRCENCDAIHFPPRVVCPKCMSDDLSYTALPHDGTLFAFSVVRGSAPIGMAEDVPFVIGIVDLEGIDVRLSARIDGAAYEDLSIGDRVTLKIVDIDGPRDEDRVFYRFEPVGHESE; encoded by the coding sequence ATGAACGATGACTCAGTGCCGCCACGAGATACCGTTTACGTCCCGGAACGAATCGAATTTCCACGATTACTCGATTTCTACGAGCTCCAATCCGAGGAAGAGACGCGCATACACGGATTCTATGACCGGCTTCGTGAGGGTGTACTATCGACGACGCGCTGTGAAAACTGCGACGCGATCCACTTCCCGCCGCGTGTGGTCTGTCCGAAGTGTATGAGTGACGATCTTTCTTATACGGCACTCCCGCATGACGGGACGCTATTTGCCTTCTCCGTTGTCCGCGGAAGCGCGCCGATCGGCATGGCGGAAGATGTCCCGTTCGTCATAGGTATCGTCGATCTCGAGGGGATCGACGTTCGTCTCTCGGCTCGTATCGACGGAGCTGCATACGAAGATCTCTCGATCGGAGATCGAGTGACGCTGAAAATCGTGGATATCGACGGGCCGCGTGATGAGGACCGCGTTT